The DNA sequence TCAGGCCGGTTCCCGGCTGGTTCCAGGCCTCCCCCACCCGGGCTCGGGTGTTCGCCCGATGCCGGGATCCGGACTGCGCGCCGCACCTCCCGGGGCGCCGCACCGTTGGCCGGTCGGGTGGCCGCCGCCGCCCCTCCACGGACTCAAAGGCGCCGGATCGGGGTGTCGGCCCAATATCGCGGTGCGCGCGAAAGGCGGATAGTCCTCTTCAGAAAGGAACGAACCCATGACGACCTTCAACGGCAACAGCAGCGTCCCGAGCGGCTACTACCTGAGCACCCGCAGCTTCGCCATCGAGGTGGTCCCCGAGGGCGGCGGCACGCTGTCCGGCGCCGCCACGGCGAAGTACGTCTCGGTGCCCTTCCCGGCGCTCTTCCTGGTGGTGCCGGTGGTCGGGCTGGCGTTCCTCATGTTCCTGCCGGCCATCGGGTTCGCGCTCTTCGCCCAGGCCCTGGTCATGAAGGTGACCGGGCACGTGGCCGAGGGCGCCTCGTCGCTGGCCGCCTCGGTGGCGCCCGACCTGGCTCCCGGCGCGGCCTACCTGGCCGGCCACAAGGACGAGGAGAAGAAGGACGCGCCGGTGACGCCCGAGATCGAGAAGCTGGAGGGGGAGATCAAGGCGAAGCGCGACGAGTAGCGGGCCGGCGCGGTCTGAGGGGGCCGCGCGCGGCAGCGAGGGGGCCGGCACCGCGAGGTGACCGGCCCTCGTCGCGCCCACCGGGGGCCGGCGAGGCTCAGAAGTAGACGGTGATCACCGGGCGGCCCAGCACCACGCCGCCGCGCCGGACGGTGAAGGTGGTCTCCCAGTCGCCCGCCATGGAGAAGGCCAGGCTGCCCTGGTAGCAGCCGGGCGTCGTGGTGGGGGTCGGCGCGACGCTGCCGATGGAGCCGTGGCCCATGGAGGGCATGAAGGGCTCCACCTCGAAGGTGGCGTCCGGCACCGGCGCGTAGCTGGCGCCCTGGTCGGCGGTCTCGTGGAGCGAGGCCGTGATGGGGTTCAGGTCGGCCGAGACCGCGGCGTCGAAGCGGACGGCCAGCAGGTACCGGACCGGACCTTCGCCGAAGGGCTGGGCCAGCCACCGCTCGACCACCGCCAGCCCGGTGAACGTGGCGCTCACCTCGGCCTCGGGCGGGCGCGCCAGGTCGACGCGGATCGACCAGCCGTCCGCGACGGCGGCCGCCTCCGGGAACGCCACCAGCTGCTGGTGGCGCCCGTCGGCGCCGGGCACCGGCAGGCCGAGCCCGGGCGCCACCCGGTCCACCCCGCCCGCCGCGGCCCTCCAGGCGACCAGGCGGACCGCGACGTCGGCCACCGGAGCGCCACCCGCGCCGGTGACCTCCACCGCCAGCAGGGCGAGGCCGGTCCCGAGTGGGCGGTCGGAGAGCAGCTCGACCCCCAGCGGCCCGGCGACCGCGGTGCCGAGGGAGGTCCAGGAGAGGGGACCAGTCGGCCCGGTCGGCCCAGTCGGCCCAGTCGGCCCAGTCGGCCCGACGGGCCCTCCTCCGCCGTCCTCTGCGGCCGGGCAGCCGAGGAGGAGCGCCGCCAGGAGCAGCGGCACCGCCACCCGGCTCGAGCGCCGGTGGAAACAGGTGGACACCCTGCGCATGGCTCGCCCTCGGTGGACGGCCGGGGGCCGGCGGGCGCCGACCCCCGGCGGGCCCTAGTTGTCCCGCGCGCCCTCGGCGATCCAGGTGCGCAGCGCCCGGTAGTCGGCGCTGTCGGTGGACCAGAAGGCGCCGCCACCGTGGGTGCTGCCGACCATGGTCTTGGCGAAGAGCAGGCTGGCCTCGGGCACGTCGGTGTTGACCACGGCGCGGATGCCGATCTTGGTCCAGGTGCGGACCGCGCCGGTCGAGTCGGTGATGCCCACGGCGGACCCGGCGTAGGTGAGGAGGTCGAGCCCGGCGCCGTAGTCGAACGTCTCGCCGGCCTGCGAGGCCTCGGTCGGCCCCGGGATGTGGCACGGACCGCACTTGGAGCGGAGGATGGGGAAGACGTGCTTCCGGTAGGAGAGGCCGGTGGCCGGGAAGCTCTTCAGCGTGGCGCGGGGCGAGGCCCAGGCCCCCATCACCGTGCCGGAGTTGACGTGGTGCATGGAGCAGCTCATGCGCGGCACCATCATCCCGCCGACCGCGGGCATGGTCATCATGGGCCGCGTCCCTCCGTCGGACTTCACCCACGCCTTGTAGCGCCAGGCGTCGGAGCCGTCGGAGAGGCCCGGCGTGATGGACGGATCGCCGGCCAGGGGAGCCTCGGTGTAGAAGTTGCCGAGGTCGTTGGCGGTCACGCTGAGGACGTTGCCCGCGGCGTCCTCCAGCACCAGCTCGCCACCCGGCACGGGGCGGCGGGCGGCCCGGCTGTCGAAGATGGTGCCGGTCATGGTGAAGACCCGGGCGCTCGCCACAGGCCTGTAGATGGCCGTCGGCGAGGTGGAGGCCGGCGCGTGGCAGATCCCGCAGTCGTCGCCCGGGTGGTGGTCGGCGTCGAGGGTGCCGGCGACGTTGTCCTTGCCGGGGACGTGGCCCGCCGGGGCGGGCCGCCACTTGTTCCCGTCCATGGTGAAGCCGGTGGCGGCGGAGACGCCCGCGGCGGCGAGGGCGATGCCGGTGGCGGCGAGGAAGGAGAGCGCGGCGAGGGTGTGGTTCCTGGTCATGTGGGGTCCTCCCGTCACGGCGCGGGCGTGGTGGCGGAGGCCGGGTCCTCGATGAAGACGGTGCCGGCCTGGCGGTTGGCGGTGGGGGCCCCGACCAGCAAGCGGGTGGCCCCGCCCTGCTGGAAGGTGGCCAGGAAGGAGCCGAAGTGGAGCGTCCGCTCGGACCTGGCCAGCGGCGCGCCGATGGCGGTCGCCGTGGTGGCCGCGCCGTTGACCGGCAGGTCCTTGCCGCGGAAGACCCAGACCTTCCCGGTCGAGAGCCCGGTCGCCAGGCTGGTGGCGCCCGCCGCGCTGCCGTGGGGCGAGGACACCGCGAAGTCGGGCTTGCCGTCGGCGTCGAGGTCGCCGAGCGGCTCGATGGAGGTGCCGAACCGCTCCAGGTAGTCGCCGCCGGTGATGCTGGTGAGGAGCTCGGGAGGCATGGGCGTCCCCACCGGGGGCGAGAGGTTGATGGTGCGGGTGCCGGCGCCGCCCTTCACGACGAAGACGCGGCCCTTCAGGGTGGTCATGGGGTTGGCGGTCGAGGGGGTCGGGATGGCGTAGAACTCCGGCAGGCCGATGGCGAGGTCGCGGTAGCCGTCGCCGTCGAGGTCGCCGAGCACGGCCAGCGCGTCGCCGAAGTGGCCCTTGGTGGAGTCGATGGTCACGTCGGCGGCGTCGGCGTCGGGGGCGAACCCGGCCTTGCCGTAGTGGACCAGCACCTTGGAGGCGTGCCAGATGACGCCGTGGGTCCAGATGGCGGCCGTGACCAGGTCGTCCTGACCGTCGCCGTTCAGGTCGCCGCAGGCCGAGGAGAAGCCGAGGATGCCGGTGTGCAGCGTGGCCGGGACCTTCACGCGGGTGGCGTCGGCCAGCCCGGGGCCGAAGTAGACGTAGTAGGCGCCGCCCAGGTAGCGGTCCGGGCCGGGCGAGTGGCTCGGGGCGCCGACCACCAGGTCGGCCTTGCCGTCGGCGTTGAGGTCGCAGCCGCCGGTGATGGAGGTGCCGAACTTGTCGAGGGCCTGCTCGCCGCCGAGCGTGCGCAGCACCTGGCCGCCGCTGCCGCCCCGGTAGACGGTGACCGCGCCGGAGAGCGAGGCGTCCGGGCCGTCGCCGTTGAGGGCGGCCACCGCGTAGTCGGCCACGCCGTCGCCGTCGAGGTCGCCCACGCTGGCGACCTGCCCGCCGAAGTTGTCTCCGCCGGTCAGCGTCCAGGTGGGCGCAGGGGAGAAGCCGCTGGCGCTGCCCTGGTGGACGAAGACGGCGCCCAGCGTGCCGCCGCCCTCGGCGAAGGGGGCGCCGACCAGCAGGTCGTCGTGGGCGTCGGCGTCGAAGCGGGCCACCGCCCCGGCCGTGCCCGCCTGCGAGGCGACCAGGCCCGGTGGCTCCGGCGCGTCCTTCGCCTTGTCCTGGCAACCAGCCACTCCGAGGCCGAGCACCAGCAGCAGCCCCGCCATCCGCTTCGTTCGCATGGAGTCCCCTCCCCGAGGTGGCGCGCGGCGAGCGGGCCGGATGCCCGCCCTGGTCACTCACCGTCACGCCGAGGGGTCCAATCTCCCGCACGGGTCGCCCGGCCTGGAAGGGCCAACCTGTCGCAAACGGTGCGACATCTTGGAGGGTGGCGGAGCCGGCGCCCTCGTGGCTGGCGCGGCGGTGCGGCCGGTGCCCGCCCGCACGCCGGCCAGCGACCGGAGGGGGACTCCGTCCCGGCCGCTCAGGCCGGCCGGCCGCCGCCGCGCACCAGCGCCAGGACCTGCTCCACCGAGATGGGCTTGGGGATCCGGGCCGGGCCGCCCTGGGCGGCGGCCTCACCCGGCGCGGGGTCGTCGCCCGCGAACACCAGCCGCCCGGCCTGGTCCGAGCCGTCGGCCGCCAGCGCCGCGGCCAGCGCCCGCCCGGAGGCCGGGTCGCACAGGATCAGGTCGAAGCGCTCGCCGGCCCGGACCACGGCCAGGGCGCTCGGGACGCTGGCGTGCGGCGCCACGTCGAAGTCCCTGGAGAGCGTGCGGTAGGCGGTGGCGCAGTCGAACGGGTCGGCGTCCACCACCAGCAGGCGAGGCCGCCCGCCGTTGCGCGACGCGGCCGGGGCGCGCAGGGCCAGGCGGCTCTGGGAGCTGGCGGCCGGGAGCCAGGCGCGGAAGACGGTGCCGGTGCCGGGGGCGGAGTCGACCTCCAGGCGGCCGCCGGCGGCCTGGATAATGCCGAAGCAGCTCGCCAGGCCCAGCCCGGCGCCGCGCAGCCCCGCGCTGTCGGCCGCGAAGCCGGCCGTCGGCGTGAAGAACGGATCGAAGAGGTGCGGCCGGAGCTCCGCCGGGATGGGCAGGCCGTCGTCGCGCACCTCGACCTGCGCCCCCCCATCCTCCTGCCGCACCACCAGCGACACCTGGCTGCCGGCGCCGCCGGCGCCGGCCACCGCGGCCGCGGCCCCCAGCAGCAGCTCCAGGAAGGCCTGGCCGAGGCGGGCCTGGTTGCCCTGCACCAGCACCGGCCCGGGCGGCAGCTCCACCACCAGGGTGGCGTGCTGCCGGATCTCCGGGCCGGCCAGCCGCACCGCATGGGCCAGCGCCTGGGCCAGGTCGGTGGGGCCCAGGTCGCCCGCCGAGCGGTCGCGCGAGAAGGACATCAGCTCCCGGACGATGAGGGAGATGCGCCGCCCGGCCTGGCGCGCCTCCCCGAGCGCCGAGACCACCTCGTCGGGCGGGCCGCCGGGGGCCGCGGCGGCCCGCGCCTCCAGCTCCTCGTAGGCGAACTCCACGTCCGCCAGCAGGATGGCCAGCGGGTTGTTGATCTCATGGGTCAGGCCGCGCGCCAGCCGGTCGGCCGCCACCAGCCGGTCCGCCGCGTCCAGCTGGATGCGCACCGCCTCCAGCTGCGCCAGGCGGGCCGCCAGGTCCTGCTGGGTGCGCTCCAGCTCGGCGGTGCGGTCGCGCACCAGCGCCTCGGCCTGCCCGCGCGAGAGCATGGTGCCGTGCAGCCGCGCCGCCATGGCGTCGAGGGCCGACCCCAGCGAGGCCAGCTCGTCCGTGCCGTCGAGGGCGATGCGGGTGGTCAGGTCGCCGGCGCTGACGCGCCTGGCGCCGGCCTCCAGCGCCGCCAGGCCGCGCCGCAGCCGCGGCGCCACCGCGGTCGCCCCCAGCAGCCCCAGCATCAGCCCCAGCGCGGCCACCACGCCGGCGATGGCCCGGGCGCGGGCGATGGACTCGGCGGAGAGCCGGGCGGTGTCGGCGTCGATCTGGCGGTTGTGCGCGGCCAGCCGGGTGATGGGGCCGAGGACGTCGCGCGCGAAGTGGGCGGCGGCGTCGGGCAGGTCCCCGGCCCCGACCGGGCCCGCCTGCAGGGCCGCCTCGACCACCTGGCGGAGCTCCTCGACCTCCTCGGCCCCGTCGCCCGGGGCGAAGAGGCCGGCGGCCAGGTCGAGCTGACGGCGCGCCGTCTCGGCGAGCTCCGGGTCGGCGGCCGGACCGTGGAGCAGCGCCGGCACGGCCAGCGAGAGCGACTGGCAGGCCTCGGCCCGCGCGCTGGTCCGCTGCCGCTGCAGCAGGATCTGCTGGGCCTTCGAGGCGCCCCAGTAGACCGTGCCCCCCAGCGCCAGGGTGGCCAGCACCGAGGCGGCGCCGAAGAAGGAGAGGCGGCCGCGCAGGGTCACGGCGCGTCCCCCGCCGCCGCCGGCCCGAGGCGGCCCTCGGCCGCGGCGAGCAGCTGGGCGGCCGTGTGGATGGTGGCGTCCGGGAGGCAGGCCAGGCCCACCGCGGCGTCGCGCTTCGCTGCGGCCAGGCAGGCCTGGATGCGCTTGGCTACCACCTGCGCGCCGCCGGCTGGCGTGTCGACCAGCAGCGCCAGGTAGTGCCCGCCCTGGCGGGACAGCACGTCGGACTGGCGCAGCGAGGCCAGCAGCAGCAGCGCCGTCTCGGCGTCCGCCTGGTCCGGCTCGGCGGGCGCCCGGCAGGCCAGCAGCGCCACTGGCCGCTCGCCGCTCCGGGCCCGCTCGACCTCCTCCTCCAGGAGCAGGAGGAAGGTCTCGGCCGGCACGGGGCCGACCCCCTCCGGCTCCGGCGGGGCCCCGGTGGGGCGCCGCGCCTGCAGCAGCCGCTGCGCCTCCTCCAGCACGGCCTGCACCCGGCCTGGCCCCCCCAGGTCGAGGTCGAAGTCGGTGGAGGCCTCCGGCACCGCCGCGGCCATGCGCGTCAGCGCGGCCGCCACCGTCGCCGGCGCCAGCCCGAGCCGCTCCGTGGCCGACCCGAGGGCCGCCCGGGTGGCCGCGGTGGGCCGGTCGGAGATCCAGAGGTCGGCCAGGCAGCCCGACAGGTAGACCGCCTCCGGCAGCGTCAGCCCGGCGCGTCCGGCCGGCCGCTCGGGCGGCGCGTGGCTCAGGCAGATGGCCTCCTGCAGCCGCTCGGGGAGGTTCCAGCGGCGGGCCAGCAGGCAGCCCACCTGCACGTGGTCCGCGCCGAGCAACTCGGCCTCCAGCGCCGCCAGCGTGTCGTGCTCCGCCTGGGCCGCCAGGCAGACCTGGCCGTAGTCGCCGGGGAAGACCCCGTTCAGCGCCAGCATGCCGAGGTCCTGGAGGAGGCAGCCCACGAAGGCGTCCTCCTGGTCGTGCTCCACCACCAGCCCCAGGGCCCGGCCCGCGATGGCCGAGAAGAGGGCGCGCCGCCAGAATGCGGCGTGGTCGAAGCCGCTGGCGTCGTGGCGCCTGCGCCCGCCCACCAGCGAGAACGAGAGGGTGACGGCCAGCGTGGCGTTGGTGCCGAGCAGGGCCACCGCCCGGGAGAGCGACGCCACCTTGCCGCGGGTGGCGAAGGAGGCGGAGTTGGCCAG is a window from the Anaeromyxobacter sp. genome containing:
- a CDS encoding FixH family protein, whose product is MSTCFHRRSSRVAVPLLLAALLLGCPAAEDGGGGPVGPTGPTGPTGPTGPTGPLSWTSLGTAVAGPLGVELLSDRPLGTGLALLAVEVTGAGGAPVADVAVRLVAWRAAAGGVDRVAPGLGLPVPGADGRHQQLVAFPEAAAVADGWSIRVDLARPPEAEVSATFTGLAVVERWLAQPFGEGPVRYLLAVRFDAAVSADLNPITASLHETADQGASYAPVPDATFEVEPFMPSMGHGSIGSVAPTPTTTPGCYQGSLAFSMAGDWETTFTVRRGGVVLGRPVITVYF
- a CDS encoding FG-GAP repeat protein codes for the protein MRTKRMAGLLLVLGLGVAGCQDKAKDAPEPPGLVASQAGTAGAVARFDADAHDDLLVGAPFAEGGGTLGAVFVHQGSASGFSPAPTWTLTGGDNFGGQVASVGDLDGDGVADYAVAALNGDGPDASLSGAVTVYRGGSGGQVLRTLGGEQALDKFGTSITGGCDLNADGKADLVVGAPSHSPGPDRYLGGAYYVYFGPGLADATRVKVPATLHTGILGFSSACGDLNGDGQDDLVTAAIWTHGVIWHASKVLVHYGKAGFAPDADAADVTIDSTKGHFGDALAVLGDLDGDGYRDLAIGLPEFYAIPTPSTANPMTTLKGRVFVVKGGAGTRTINLSPPVGTPMPPELLTSITGGDYLERFGTSIEPLGDLDADGKPDFAVSSPHGSAAGATSLATGLSTGKVWVFRGKDLPVNGAATTATAIGAPLARSERTLHFGSFLATFQQGGATRLLVGAPTANRQAGTVFIEDPASATTPAP
- a CDS encoding hybrid sensor histidine kinase/response regulator, which gives rise to MTLRGRLSFFGAASVLATLALGGTVYWGASKAQQILLQRQRTSARAEACQSLSLAVPALLHGPAADPELAETARRQLDLAAGLFAPGDGAEEVEELRQVVEAALQAGPVGAGDLPDAAAHFARDVLGPITRLAAHNRQIDADTARLSAESIARARAIAGVVAALGLMLGLLGATAVAPRLRRGLAALEAGARRVSAGDLTTRIALDGTDELASLGSALDAMAARLHGTMLSRGQAEALVRDRTAELERTQQDLAARLAQLEAVRIQLDAADRLVAADRLARGLTHEINNPLAILLADVEFAYEELEARAAAAPGGPPDEVVSALGEARQAGRRISLIVRELMSFSRDRSAGDLGPTDLAQALAHAVRLAGPEIRQHATLVVELPPGPVLVQGNQARLGQAFLELLLGAAAAVAGAGGAGSQVSLVVRQEDGGAQVEVRDDGLPIPAELRPHLFDPFFTPTAGFAADSAGLRGAGLGLASCFGIIQAAGGRLEVDSAPGTGTVFRAWLPAASSQSRLALRAPAASRNGGRPRLLVVDADPFDCATAYRTLSRDFDVAPHASVPSALAVVRAGERFDLILCDPASGRALAAALAADGSDQAGRLVFAGDDPAPGEAAAQGGPARIPKPISVEQVLALVRGGGRPA
- a CDS encoding HDOD domain-containing protein, whose amino-acid sequence is MTPRAPIDERLAARILSSPDLPSLPAVALRVLELCQEDEVNLAAIAAAVAPDPAISAKLLRLANSASFATRGKVASLSRAVALLGTNATLAVTLSFSLVGGRRRHDASGFDHAAFWRRALFSAIAGRALGLVVEHDQEDAFVGCLLQDLGMLALNGVFPGDYGQVCLAAQAEHDTLAALEAELLGADHVQVGCLLARRWNLPERLQEAICLSHAPPERPAGRAGLTLPEAVYLSGCLADLWISDRPTAATRAALGSATERLGLAPATVAAALTRMAAAVPEASTDFDLDLGGPGRVQAVLEEAQRLLQARRPTGAPPEPEGVGPVPAETFLLLLEEEVERARSGERPVALLACRAPAEPDQADAETALLLLASLRQSDVLSRQGGHYLALLVDTPAGGAQVVAKRIQACLAAAKRDAAVGLACLPDATIHTAAQLLAAAEGRLGPAAAGDAP